In the genome of Flaviflexus ciconiae, one region contains:
- a CDS encoding ATP-binding protein, with protein sequence MKALRSARVFFEEQERKLAALKESRTDLLDGKSADDIRDDLATQKTWVAEQGDAKEGDIDALTAQEKELSGQVSDTEAVLSAKKAEAETARNQLATLEGRVENQRGTHSRAVTALAEARERNSDEELDKTLASASKALDQHIAELNAAKEKLEESGGDALLEDHESTLKHIAGLEQRLDEVRRQYGQDKAVLDSKNTVGIQQKLDASTSEMQRAEQELESLLSRAESAKLLEEVLIRHQQAAHRKYIAPFRHALEELGRATYQNPTFGVDIDEELAVTHRIMDGVLIPFDQLSTGAKEQLSILIKLATAQLVSDEDAVPVMFDDTLGYSDRRRLHRVVSAIENNTSAGQVIIFTANDDRFAGLTNATHIRL encoded by the coding sequence GTGAAGGCTCTCCGATCAGCTCGCGTTTTCTTTGAAGAGCAGGAACGCAAGTTGGCCGCTCTCAAGGAGTCACGCACGGACCTTCTGGATGGAAAGAGCGCGGACGACATTCGTGACGATCTCGCGACGCAGAAGACCTGGGTTGCGGAGCAGGGGGATGCGAAGGAGGGCGACATTGATGCCCTCACGGCACAGGAAAAGGAACTCTCAGGCCAGGTTTCGGACACGGAGGCAGTTCTGTCAGCCAAGAAGGCAGAAGCAGAAACAGCGCGCAACCAACTCGCCACCCTCGAGGGGCGGGTCGAGAACCAGAGGGGCACACACTCCCGCGCGGTCACTGCTCTTGCTGAGGCCCGCGAGCGCAACTCCGACGAGGAACTTGATAAGACACTCGCATCGGCCTCGAAAGCCCTCGATCAGCACATTGCCGAGCTCAACGCCGCCAAGGAAAAGCTTGAAGAGTCGGGTGGCGACGCCCTGCTCGAGGACCACGAGTCCACTCTGAAGCACATTGCCGGTCTCGAGCAGCGGCTCGATGAGGTGAGGCGACAGTACGGACAGGACAAGGCCGTCCTTGATTCGAAGAACACGGTCGGCATCCAGCAGAAGCTGGACGCGTCGACGAGTGAAATGCAACGTGCTGAACAAGAGCTCGAGTCGCTTCTTTCCAGGGCAGAATCGGCGAAACTTCTCGAAGAGGTATTGATCCGCCACCAGCAGGCGGCGCACCGCAAGTACATCGCACCGTTCCGGCATGCCCTGGAGGAACTGGGCCGTGCCACCTACCAGAACCCCACATTCGGCGTTGATATTGACGAGGAACTGGCGGTGACCCACCGGATTATGGATGGGGTATTGATTCCTTTCGATCAGCTTTCAACGGGTGCGAAGGAACAGCTGTCGATTCTCATTAAGCTCGCCACCGCTCAGCTCGTGTCCGATGAAGATGCGGTTCCTGTCATGTTTGATGACACGCTCGGCTATTCGGACCGCCGGAGACTCCATCGTGTTGTGTCGGCAATCGAAAACAATACGTCTGCCGGGCAGGTCATCATCTTCACGGCGAACGATGACCGGTTCGCTGGACTGACAAATGCCACGCATATCCGACTCTAG